attgaacattttcatataattcaaggactaaattgatcatataccaaaagtctagggatcatattgaacatgtacaaaaattCACAGACcataataataaacaaattaaaagctcatgGACGACATtatacattgagctaaagttcatgaaccatattaaataaatttgaagtttaaggaatacattgcacattgggttaaagttcaaggataatTCGTGTCATTTACCCTTTATCTATTTCTACTGGTCATctctttcaccaaaattcacctTCATCCTCCCCTTATTCTTGATGTTGTCATCACATTCAGAGCAACCGCGAAGCCGAAGATCTAAGGCAATAGCCCAATCTTCTTTCATTACATGTTGTCACAATTTGCTTATTTTTACAAATCCATGATTCAAATGCCGGTCGTTTATGATTTGCTGGTGAATGCAGCGCTGAGGATCGGCCGCAAATTGGATTCTATCAAGTTGTCGCTTTTGTCACCGTCTAATgagaatttttcctaaaaagagTGCTTAATTAACATTACAAAAGTGCACGTGCAAGGCACGCATGCAATAAATGGACCtttaaaagattttaaaaaaagtttcctATTGTGAAATGATAGGataaaaattcatcaaaagaaattatgaACATAATATGAAAAACTTGAGCTCATATATGTGGTaagagaaaattatctaaagtTGTATTAGTTTCAGAAAGTAGTTTTTAATATGGAAtagattaaaattttaaagctGAACTatgcgaaattaaaaaaaaaagaatgattaatTTAGGAGATATTTGTGAAATAAATAGTTATGAATATTTTAAGCAAGATAAAAGTAATTATGATCAAGTAGGACCTTGACACTTCCTGTAGTATCTTTTATTCATATTTCtaagctttttgtttttgttttaacaaTTCTGAGTGATTAAAAAGGAATGCATGtggcaatgtttttttttctttctttttttaactttttgcgcctgaaacggaaaaaaaaaactaagctgaaatatttcctaaaaaaacATTGAAATATTTTCCGTTCTTGCCAATGCTTAATATATTtccttaaatattaaaaatggtgagaagttacacttgaaaaaaaaacgTGTCGGTTTTTTATTAATGTAAAAGATTCCGGGCCTAAGAGTGAAAGAAACCTAAGTGTGCgctaaaaattttggaaagaaaaagctAAAACATAAAAGTTAATTCTAATAGGCCAATGCCCATGGCAacatttctgctctagaaatcaacttctaatcggaagttgatttttctacttttaaagagaggaattttttttttacttcttcaagtggcctCTAATAtttctggagaaaaaaaaaatgctccacaagcacttttgaagcagaaattgtactccaaaagtgttgtcattaCTAGACGAAAAACCACCGGCCAATGTCCAATAATGTTCTTTCGTGATAGAGAAAAACCTACGATTTCTTTGTCTTCTAGCTAttatacatttttttctttttgtcaaatgaCAATGAAAATCATGAATAGGCCGGAAGGAAAGAAAACCGAACCATTTACCATTTGgcgaaaatgaaacaaaatgtGGCATTTGACCTTTTAATCTGtttaatgtggtctttgaaacttttgacacatATTTGATTTTGTACTTGAATTAGagtaaaatattcaatattgtctcttaatttgaattaattgaagaataatgttgaacattttcatatagttcaggaactaaattaaacatgtatcaaaagtttaaggattgtatcgaataaattaaaagtttagagatcacgtTGCACATTAtgtcaaagtttatggaccatttgCATCGTTATCCCTACCATTTACATACTGGCCTGAAAAAATGCATGTAATTCCTAATTTGAGACGAATCTAGCCATTGTCCTTGTGACGGCTTaaaacgtggaatattctgttAAATTTCTCTCGAAGATTTCAGTTTTGCCCCTTTCttgttcctttcttctttttggttgttggtgagattttttttctttttaatcttcaaCTACCTGTTCTTTAATCATATTAGTGTCGGAAGGTGCACGGCACATgaatttattatgtttggctTTGAATTTTCCACCGGCACTTCTCCTTTCTTTCCCACCACTGTTGACTCCCCTCAGTCTCTGGGCACCTCCATGTTGAGCTTCGGCGTCTTCCATCGTTTCCCAGAAACCCGCCTTCAACCTCCCTGCATTGACCTTGCCCTTCTTCTCTTTACCTTGACAAGTCAGTCGGTCTTCCTTCACTGAACCCTCCCAACTAGGCATTTTTTAGAGAAGCGTGGTTCTCTCCTGTGGGTGAATACAGCTGAGAGGATCAGCCCTCTCATGGAATTCGGCGGGAGTCAGGCTCTAATCACCATCCTTGCTTTGATTGTAGGAGGACTGTAAGTGCTCTGATTCAACTTCTGTTCGAGCTCTTGTTGACAGATAACGCAGCAAACAATGAGACTTTGCTCCTGGACATGTCTGATGCAATTCAGCCCGCTTGTTCAATTTACATTCCTATTTTTCAAGTCTCGACCAGAttaaaagtttgtaatttttggcaGGGTTTGGAGACAATTGACgaaatggaagaggagggaCTCGGAATCAACCTCAAGAACGGACCATGGGCCTGGAAAAGAGAACCGGTCGTCAAGGAGGGACTCAGAGTCAACCTCAAGAGCCGATGATGCATCTCGCGAAGAGTACGATGTGTTCCTAAGTTTCCGAGGACCGGATACACGCAATGGATTCACCAGTTGTCTTTACCATCGCTTGAGAGATGCGGGAATCCGCGTTTTCTCCGACAACGAAGAACTCCGAGTAGGTAAAGAAATTGGTGGAGAGCTTTTGAATGCGCTTGACAAGTCTCGAATCTACATACCTATCTTCTCTACGGGTTATGCTAACAGTTCGTGGTGTCTCCGTGAGGTTGCGCACATGGTGGAATGCACCTCACCATCAGGTGAGAAGAAAGAGATACTTCCCATCTTCTACGATGTGGATTCTGACGATGTCAAGCTCAAAACCAAGTTATATAGAAAAGCCATGCCCAAGCACGAGAAGAAGTTTGGCTCCGAGGAATTGAAGCGCTGGGAAAATGCCCTTGTTGAGGTTGCACGTATAAAGGGATGGGATCTTAAAGGCAAAGGGTAAATTTGCTCAACTTTTTGTGGTTAATAAGCACAATGTGGAAGAAGGCTCTTGCAGAGGGGAATTTTTCTGCACTTTTACTTTGGAAGAAACTTTGTGGTgtccaaattttcaaacttaCATCAATGTGGCATTACATTAGAAGTTCATGGAATTCTGACTAAGATTGTGCTCGAAAAACTACAAAAGGTAAAGAGGCGTGGGTGGAAAACTTTTTTCAAACCCGCAAAAAACTATGTCAAACCCAACCTGCAATCGAAAATTTCCGGTTCAAATGATTATAGTACTTAATTTGCAATTTGTTTGAGTAGTTGAAATAGCTGAGTTATGTATCTACATATTGCCTAGAGTCCTGTAGTCTATCTAGTCTTTGAATGAAACgcaattttcattctttgcTGCAGCCAAGGAGAACAAATCGAATTGATTGTTGAAGAGGTTTCCCATAAACTTAAGACAAGACAAATAATTGTGACCGAACATTTGGTTGAAGATACTGATCAGATCGAAGCCATAATGAAGTTGTTAGATGTTGGGTCTGGTGGCGTGCGTTTTGTCGGTATCCATGGCATGGGTGGTGTTGGAAAAACAACTCTTACCAAAGTAATGTTCAACAAACTATCTCTTCACTTTGAGCGTTGTAGTTTTCTTGCAGATGTTCGAACATTATCACAACCTCATGATGGACTTATAGAATTGCAGAAAAAGCTCTTATCAGATTTGGTCGGCCATGGGATTGCTAACCAAATTAAAGATGTTGATGGTGGGATCAAGATGATAAAAAAAGCATTGAGTAATAAAGAAGTACTCATTATTCTTGATGATCTAGACAAGAAAGAGCAGCTCGAAAAACTCGCAGCCGGAAAATCTGATTGGTTTTGTTCTGGTAGCAGGATCATTATCACAACTAGGGATGAAAGCATCCTGATGACTCAAGTGAGCTTATCCAGTAAAGTTGTCCTAAACCAACCTGAAGGAATTTTGCGTTATGAAGTTCGTGGAATGAGATTTGATTTAGCACTTCATCTATTCTATAAGCATGCATTTAGAAGTGACTCTGCTGTAGAAGGATATGATGCTCTTTCAAGAGAAATTGTTCGTACAGTGGGCATGCTTCCTTTGGCTGTCGTGGTGATAGGGTCCAACCTTTTCGACTGGGGAAAAGATTTGGGGCATTTGGATAAAAGAGAAGTGTGGGACGAAACGCTGAGGAAGTTAAAAGAAGGTCCTTTTGAGGATGTTCGAGATACGTTAATGATAAGTTATGAACGATTAGAGGATAAGCACCAAGAGGTATTTTTGGATATAGCCTGCTTTTTCATCAATACCGACAAAACATACCCGGTTAtcatgtggaaagattgtggGTACTTTCCCAGCATTGCAATGAGGGTTCTCTCTCAAAGGTCCTTGATCAAGATTAGAGATGACAACAGGTTTTGGATGCACGACCAAGTTCGAGATTTTGGAAGGTACATTGTTCTTCGAGTATATCCTCGCAAGTTTTGTAGGGTGTGGATTTGTGAGGATGCCCTGAAACTACTGGAGCGAAGAAAGGTAAACTGGAACCGCATCTGTTCTTTCCCGTTTAGAGACGCAATTTTGTTAAAATATGCATCCGATTGATAGCTTTGTTTACCGTCGCTTTTGTCTTGCGGTTGTTACATCTCTCCGTCAAACCTTCAGGTCAAAGATCTCAAAGTTTGAAGAGAGACCCAAAAGACATCGCCTGACAATTGGCTTTTTAAGTagctttcttgaaattttgagaaaacagAGAACAGTTTATGTTGCATGTTCAATCTTGAGTCTGTGATATGCAGAGAAATGAAGATGTGGTAGCACTAAGCCTGACTTCCGATGGCTGCAGCGACGGCATTGCATCTGAAGAACTAGCTGCTCTACCAAACCTAAGGTTCCTTCAAGTGAAAGGCATTGATATGCTTGGCAACTTCGGCAATCTTCTTTCAGAGttaagatggctttcttgggaaattaagcaaaatgaatTTTACGCGGGGagttttcattttgctaatttGGTTGTGCTAAACCTTTCAAGAAGCGACATCGAAGATGACTGGGGTGGGTGGAGCCAAATCCAGGTACGATATGCGCTACTCTATCACCTTCTATCCATGTCTACGGATCATTCAATGCACGTTATACATAGCTTGCGTGATCCCCTGATCTAAAACATTCTGTGTAAGTCTAACATCTAGAGTCGACTACAACCAGctaaacacatttggaaagaaagaagaggaagctCTAGAATCACATGACAGCCCAGTAAATGATAGAACGAGTGGCATATCATTGTTGTTCTGTATCTCATTCATTCCCTACAGACTGCTTTAGTAATCGAGCCACATATAAATATGATATGCTTAAAATCTGTACTAGCAAGAATCATTAGCTGTGCTCCCCAGTCCATAGTATTATCCAAGTATCCATCATCACCTTGGTTTGAGGAATTCAAGATTTGCCTGCATTGGAGTTTGAACTCGGGATGCTTTGTGGCTTGTTGCAGTCGCTTTTCTGATAGCtatttgttaaaatattatcctACTTTACTTGACAACGGGTTTTATATACTTTTTAAATTCATGCGGTCTCCTTCCATCCGTTAGCTTGAGCTTTTGGATTTGACCTTCTATTATGGTGTTAGAGCCAATACTACTCCTTTCGTGTATGTGCGTCTACCCCTGTAGAACTCTACATCATGAAGATGCATGAGTGAGGGATATATAGAAGTGTCCGATTCTCATATATTGATAGACTCGAAGTAGAGTTCCATGTGTGCATTGTAAATTTGAATGATAGGTGAATGGTAAATTGGAAATATCGGTGAATGGTAAATTGGAAATAACGTTGATAAGCAAGAACTGATTGGCAACTTTCAAGTTCGATAAATTGTCGAAGAAATAACAATTTTTACCATCATGAAACCTGATAGCAGACCACCAATTGTTTTTGAGTATTCCGAGTGACCCCCTTCAGTAGTTAGTAGATTACAATTTGTGCAGATACTTTACTAATAGTGTTATTTAACTGTTGTAACTTACAAACAAAATACTATGTATCGTGGTAAATGGTCAGTAGATTATGGCCATCGCTTCAGTTTTACTGAGTACCAAGTTTAATTTATTAGCAgcatacaaataaaataatttacttATCAGGTTGAAATATCCTTGGAGACTATGAACAGTCGTTCGCTTTGACAAACGAGCGTGTATTTCAGCTAGTAGA
This genomic interval from Rhodamnia argentea isolate NSW1041297 chromosome 4, ASM2092103v1, whole genome shotgun sequence contains the following:
- the LOC115733664 gene encoding disease resistance protein L6-like: MEFGGSQALITILALIVGGLVWRQLTKWKRRDSESTSRTDHGPGKENRSSRRDSESTSRADDASREEYDVFLSFRGPDTRNGFTSCLYHRLRDAGIRVFSDNEELRVGKEIGGELLNALDKSRIYIPIFSTGYANSSWCLREVAHMVECTSPSGEKKEILPIFYDVDSDDVKLKTKLYRKAMPKHEKKFGSEELKRWENALVEVARIKGWDLKGKGQGEQIELIVEEVSHKLKTRQIIVTEHLVEDTDQIEAIMKLLDVGSGGVRFVGIHGMGGVGKTTLTKVMFNKLSLHFERCSFLADVRTLSQPHDGLIELQKKLLSDLVGHGIANQIKDVDGGIKMIKKALSNKEVLIILDDLDKKEQLEKLAAGKSDWFCSGSRIIITTRDESILMTQVSLSSKVVLNQPEGILRYEVRGMRFDLALHLFYKHAFRSDSAVEGYDALSREIVRTVGMLPLAVVVIGSNLFDWGKDLGHLDKREVWDETLRKLKEGPFEDVRDTLMISYERLEDKHQEVFLDIACFFINTDKTYPVIMWKDCGYFPSIAMRVLSQRSLIKIRDDNRFWMHDQVRDFGRYIVLRVYPRKFCRVWICEDALKLLERRKRNEDVVALSLTSDGCSDGIASEELAALPNLRFLQVKGIDMLGNFGNLLSELRWLSWEIKQNEFYAGSFHFANLVVLNLSRSDIEDDWGGWSQIQLNTFGKKEEEALESHDSPVNDRTSGISLLFYDKKLKVLDLTDCPKLRRTPNFSNFTSLETLTLARCSNLITIHPSISKLQLLETLNIKGCSSLGELPEEVGSLQSLKQIVMPQNFRLSKLPERFGNLKSLSSFKLNEHPKIRQLPDSFGGMVSLTCLTLHGCVGIKELPSSIGELKTLIELDVSATGLVQLPNSIGNLKKLRVLILRGTKIKEFPCTIGGLEMLEGLYAERSWDPTDKNLEEIGKLIHLKTLNLAFTSVSRLPQEISRLHLQKFEVGSIELQQVPDLPSSLKFLAVQAPDFSLVPHPSSIIDLEHLELQRFSNSTNIPRSTWRDYQSKLEATSMREQPSYRLPSHLSTLKLGGIIPSPQFSNLLNLTVLHVIDCAISHLPVNLGLTHPRELVIRRCKSLEKIPGLSLLRCLERLEPKGLNKLIEIQGLSELESLQYLLLSNCGLIGQLPNLAKLGKLQHLELEACPNLRAIEGIEGLESWVLDNRGRTILERLLDVSRSIWLSHRLPMYDVFLCFKGLDIRLGIVNFLHYWMLQDRVSVYSDQDDLRSNEGIGEEILQALGNSNIYIPIFSRNYASSHCCLCELAHMTKRTSESKGKRRILPMFYDVEIDDVKLKTDLYKSDLDKHRTNFDNNEVKSWEEALIQVAAMKGFVLKNTSYEEVLQSIIAEVFRARKLLNADS